Proteins encoded in a region of the Raphanus sativus cultivar WK10039 chromosome 8, ASM80110v3, whole genome shotgun sequence genome:
- the LOC108819562 gene encoding uncharacterized protein LOC108819562, translating into MATSSHLLLLFLISTVSFLTPAAFLPSLTPRDQQHADRIIQAMIGAGEFRDWAADFLSAVDDQFGIPLSATIFIPSDFDAAGISSSSSSDGGETSTGHLSVAYHIVPQRLSFADLRILQPLSRLPTLLPGNSIVVTNNSVSDFTVDGVLVSEPDLFLSSSIAIHGVASPLDFSRYGGDFENVGGDTALADSLRPLSQRRRRRRQRLPDGFDYNRTSASSVSVAHLSTSSFFLLPLAMALF; encoded by the coding sequence ATGGCAACCTCAAgccatctcctcctcctcttccttatCTCCACCGTCTCATTTCTCACTCCCGCCGCTTTCCTTCCCTCCCTCACGCCGCGAGATCAGCAACACGCAGACAGAATCATCCAAGCGATGATCGGAGCCGGCGAGTTCCGCGACTGGGCCGCCGATTTCCTCTCCGCCGTCGACGACCAGTTCGGAATCCCCCTCTCCGCCACCATCTTCATCCCCAGCGACTTCGACGCCGCCggcatctcctcctcctcctcctccgacgGCGGCGAAACCAGCACCGGTCATCTCTCCGTCGCCTACCACATCGTTCCTCAGCGACTCTCCTTCGCCGACCTCCGTATCTTGCAGCCTCTCTCTCGCCTCCCGACTCTCCTCCCCGGAAACTCCATCGTCGTCACCAACAACTCCGTTTCCGATTTCACCGTCGACGGCGTCCTCGTCTCCGAGCCGGATCTTTTCCTCTCTTCTTCGATCGCGATCCACGGTGTCGCCTCGCCGCTTGATTTCTCTCGTTACGGAGGAGACTTCGAAAACGTTGGTGGTGATACTGCTTTGGCCGATAGTCTCCGCCCTTTGTCTCAGcgccgtcgtcgtcgtcgtcaacGTCTTCCTGATGGATTCGACTACAATCGAACCTCTGCTTCTTCCGTCTCCGTCGCACATCTCTCGACAAGCTCCTTCTTCTTGCTCCCGTTGGCTATGGCTCTGTTCTGA
- the LOC108819561 gene encoding lysine-specific demethylase JMJ18-like isoform X2 produces the protein MSLKNHPTDKDTDKDTNMEQPPTSPRHRKVLARWLPDEAQRPIVDEAPVFSPSLEEFEDTLAYIEKIRPLAEPYGICRIIPPSTWKPPCRLKEKSIWEHTKFPTRIQTVDLLQNREPMKKRKPKSRKRKRRRNSRTGSSKRRSGSGSSPSEPASSPEAEEKFGFNSGSDFTLEEFERALYFKDAYFEKKDCPSVEEVEGEYWRIVEQPTDEVEVYYGADLENRVLGSGFYKKGDIDIDQYVVSNWNLNNLPRLPGSVLSFEDCDISGVLVPWLYVGMCFSSFCWHVEDHHLYSLNYHHFGEPKVWYGVPGSNATSLEKAMRKHLPDLFEEQPDLLHGLVTQFSPSILKDEGVKVYRVVQNAGEYVLTFPRAYHAGFNCGFNCAEAVNVAPVDWLAHGQNAVELYSEETRKTSLSHDKLLLGAAYEAVKALWELSASSVVIKESRTNLRWKSYCGKNGTLTNAIQARLRMEEERLGDLGSSSLVKMEKDFDSNSERECLSCFYDLHLSASGCKCSPEEYACLRHSDDLCSCEDKDRFVLVRYTMDELRSLVRALEGEMDDLKIWVSKVLLGIEHSDEDQNKTGSVISEEKKGSFDLNIDLDLKEEVSTSGELNASENFDVSVEPINLGFLSFGKLWCNKHSIFPKGFTSRVKFYNVLDPTRISSYISEVLDAGLMGPLFRVTLEESPEECFFNVSAQQCWEMVLQRVKDTSTNLGLPILPRFESINGLQMFGFLSPSIVQAIEALDPNHKLVEYWSHKNQTHSESKDHFISSNCTKGKLFGVDLM, from the exons ATGTCTTTAAAGAATCATCCTACAGACAAGGATACGGACAAAGACACTAACATGGAACAACCACCTACTAGTCCACGTCATCGAAAG GTTCTTGCTAGATGGTTACCTGATGAAGCGCAAAGACCAATCGTAGATGAAGCTCCTGTTTTCTCACCATCATTAGAG gagtttgaagatacacttGCTTACATAGAAAAGATACGTCCACTAGCCGAGCCGTATGGTATCTGTCGAATCATCCCACCATCCACATGGAAACCTCCTTGCCGGCTTAAGGAAAAAAGCATATGGGAGCATACAAAGTTCCCCACACGGATTCAGACCGTGGACCTGCTTCAGAACCGGGAGCCTATGAAGAAGAGGAAACCCAAGAGCAGGAAACGTAAACGGAGAAGAAACTCGAGAACGGGTTCCTCTAAGAGACGATCTGGCTCTGGCTCTTCTCCCTCTGAACCTGCTTCCTCTCCTGAGGCAGAAGAGAAGTTTGGCTTTAACTCTGGTTCAGACTTCACTCTGGAAGAGTTTGAGAGAGCTCTGTATTTTAAAGACGCATACTTCGAGAAGAAGGATTGTCCGTCTGTGGAGGAGGTAGAAGGAGAATACTGGCGGATAGTGGAGCAGCCAACAGATGAAGTGGAG GTATACTATGGAGCTGACTTGGAGAACAGGGTACTTGGAAGCGGATTTTACAAGAAAGGGGATATAGATATTGATCAGTACGTAGTATCTAACTGGAACTTGAATAACTTACCGCGTCTCCCTGGCTCTGTACTCTCTTTCGAGGACTGTGATATCTCTGGAGTTCTAGTCCCATGGCTCTACGTTGGAATGTGTTTTTCTTCCTTTTGTTGG CATGTGGAGGACCATCATCTATACTCACTGAACTATCATCACTTTGGGGAGCCAAAAGTATGGTACGGTGTTCCAGGAAGCAATGCAACGTCACTCGAGAAGGCGATGAGGAAACATCTACCTGATCTGTTTGAAGAACAGCCTGATCTACTTCATGGTCTGGTTACTCAGTTTTCTCCTTCGATCCTGAAAGATGAAGGAGTCAAAGTTTACCGTGTGGTTCAGAACGCAGGGGAGTATGTACTGACGTTCCCTAGGGCTTACCATGCTGGATTCAACTGCGGTTTCAACTGCGCGGAAGCGGTTAACGTAGCTCCGGTTGATTGGTTGGCTCATGGACAGAACGCTGTGGAACTTTACAGTGAAGAGACGAGGAAGACTTCTCTTTCTCATGACAAGCTTCTCCTCGGAGCGGCTTATGAAGCTGTAAAGGCTCTTTGGGAACTCTCAGCTTCTTCTGTGGTAATAAAGGAAAGTAGAACGAACTTGAGATGGAAGAGTTACTGTGGGAAGAACGGTACACTTACCAACGCTATTCAG GCTCGGTTACGGATGGAAGAGGAAAGACTTGGAGATCTTGGTTCGTCGAGCTTGGTGAAGATGGAGAAGGACTTTGATTCAAACAGTGAAAGGGAATGCTTGTCATGTTTTTATGATTTGCATCTCTCTGCTTCTGGCTGCAAGTGCTCTCCCGAAGAATACGCCTGCCTTAGACACTCGGACGATCTATGTTCATGTGAAGACAAGGATAGGTTCGTCCTTGTCCGTTACACCATGGATGAGTTAAGGTCGTTGGTCAGAGCATTGGAAGGAGAAATGGACGATTTAAAGATATGGGTTTCCAAGGTGTTGTTAGGTATTGAACACAGTGATGAAGATCAGAATAAGACTGGTTCAGTTATCAGCGAGGAGAAGAAGGGTtcgtttgatttaaatattgaCCTAGACCTGAAAGAAGAGGTCAGCACCAGTGGCGAGTTAAACGCTTCGGAGAACTTTGATGTATCGGTCGAGCCTATAAACCTCGGTTTCTTGAGTTTTGGAAAGCTTTGGTGCAACAAGCATTCTATATTCCCAAAAG GATTCACGAGTCGTGTCAAGTTCTACAACGTGCTTGATCCGACAAGAATAAGCAGTTACATCTCCGAGGTTTTGGATGCAGGACTCATGGGTCCATTGTTCAGG GTTACTCTGGAAGAATCTCCAGAAGAGTGCTTCTTCAATGTCTCTGCTCAACAATGCTGGGAAATGGTGTTGCAGAGAGTGAAAGATACATCCACAAATCTTGGTCTTCCTATTTTACCGCGGTTTGAAAGTATCAACGGGCTTCAAATGTTTGGTTTCCTCTCACCGTCTATAGTTCAG GCCATTGAAGCTCTTgacccaaaccataaactcgTAGAGTACTGGAGCCACAAGAACCAAACTCATTCCGAGTCAAAAGATCACTTCATTTCATCAAACTGTACCAAAGGAAAGCTTTTCGGAGTAGATTTGATGTAG
- the LOC108819561 gene encoding lysine-specific demethylase JMJ18-like isoform X1, which translates to MEHLSDSQINEDMSLKNHPTDKDTDKDTNMEQPPTSPRHRKVLARWLPDEAQRPIVDEAPVFSPSLEEFEDTLAYIEKIRPLAEPYGICRIIPPSTWKPPCRLKEKSIWEHTKFPTRIQTVDLLQNREPMKKRKPKSRKRKRRRNSRTGSSKRRSGSGSSPSEPASSPEAEEKFGFNSGSDFTLEEFERALYFKDAYFEKKDCPSVEEVEGEYWRIVEQPTDEVEVYYGADLENRVLGSGFYKKGDIDIDQYVVSNWNLNNLPRLPGSVLSFEDCDISGVLVPWLYVGMCFSSFCWHVEDHHLYSLNYHHFGEPKVWYGVPGSNATSLEKAMRKHLPDLFEEQPDLLHGLVTQFSPSILKDEGVKVYRVVQNAGEYVLTFPRAYHAGFNCGFNCAEAVNVAPVDWLAHGQNAVELYSEETRKTSLSHDKLLLGAAYEAVKALWELSASSVVIKESRTNLRWKSYCGKNGTLTNAIQARLRMEEERLGDLGSSSLVKMEKDFDSNSERECLSCFYDLHLSASGCKCSPEEYACLRHSDDLCSCEDKDRFVLVRYTMDELRSLVRALEGEMDDLKIWVSKVLLGIEHSDEDQNKTGSVISEEKKGSFDLNIDLDLKEEVSTSGELNASENFDVSVEPINLGFLSFGKLWCNKHSIFPKGFTSRVKFYNVLDPTRISSYISEVLDAGLMGPLFRVTLEESPEECFFNVSAQQCWEMVLQRVKDTSTNLGLPILPRFESINGLQMFGFLSPSIVQAIEALDPNHKLVEYWSHKNQTHSESKDHFISSNCTKGKLFGVDLM; encoded by the exons GATATGTCTTTAAAGAATCATCCTACAGACAAGGATACGGACAAAGACACTAACATGGAACAACCACCTACTAGTCCACGTCATCGAAAG GTTCTTGCTAGATGGTTACCTGATGAAGCGCAAAGACCAATCGTAGATGAAGCTCCTGTTTTCTCACCATCATTAGAG gagtttgaagatacacttGCTTACATAGAAAAGATACGTCCACTAGCCGAGCCGTATGGTATCTGTCGAATCATCCCACCATCCACATGGAAACCTCCTTGCCGGCTTAAGGAAAAAAGCATATGGGAGCATACAAAGTTCCCCACACGGATTCAGACCGTGGACCTGCTTCAGAACCGGGAGCCTATGAAGAAGAGGAAACCCAAGAGCAGGAAACGTAAACGGAGAAGAAACTCGAGAACGGGTTCCTCTAAGAGACGATCTGGCTCTGGCTCTTCTCCCTCTGAACCTGCTTCCTCTCCTGAGGCAGAAGAGAAGTTTGGCTTTAACTCTGGTTCAGACTTCACTCTGGAAGAGTTTGAGAGAGCTCTGTATTTTAAAGACGCATACTTCGAGAAGAAGGATTGTCCGTCTGTGGAGGAGGTAGAAGGAGAATACTGGCGGATAGTGGAGCAGCCAACAGATGAAGTGGAG GTATACTATGGAGCTGACTTGGAGAACAGGGTACTTGGAAGCGGATTTTACAAGAAAGGGGATATAGATATTGATCAGTACGTAGTATCTAACTGGAACTTGAATAACTTACCGCGTCTCCCTGGCTCTGTACTCTCTTTCGAGGACTGTGATATCTCTGGAGTTCTAGTCCCATGGCTCTACGTTGGAATGTGTTTTTCTTCCTTTTGTTGG CATGTGGAGGACCATCATCTATACTCACTGAACTATCATCACTTTGGGGAGCCAAAAGTATGGTACGGTGTTCCAGGAAGCAATGCAACGTCACTCGAGAAGGCGATGAGGAAACATCTACCTGATCTGTTTGAAGAACAGCCTGATCTACTTCATGGTCTGGTTACTCAGTTTTCTCCTTCGATCCTGAAAGATGAAGGAGTCAAAGTTTACCGTGTGGTTCAGAACGCAGGGGAGTATGTACTGACGTTCCCTAGGGCTTACCATGCTGGATTCAACTGCGGTTTCAACTGCGCGGAAGCGGTTAACGTAGCTCCGGTTGATTGGTTGGCTCATGGACAGAACGCTGTGGAACTTTACAGTGAAGAGACGAGGAAGACTTCTCTTTCTCATGACAAGCTTCTCCTCGGAGCGGCTTATGAAGCTGTAAAGGCTCTTTGGGAACTCTCAGCTTCTTCTGTGGTAATAAAGGAAAGTAGAACGAACTTGAGATGGAAGAGTTACTGTGGGAAGAACGGTACACTTACCAACGCTATTCAG GCTCGGTTACGGATGGAAGAGGAAAGACTTGGAGATCTTGGTTCGTCGAGCTTGGTGAAGATGGAGAAGGACTTTGATTCAAACAGTGAAAGGGAATGCTTGTCATGTTTTTATGATTTGCATCTCTCTGCTTCTGGCTGCAAGTGCTCTCCCGAAGAATACGCCTGCCTTAGACACTCGGACGATCTATGTTCATGTGAAGACAAGGATAGGTTCGTCCTTGTCCGTTACACCATGGATGAGTTAAGGTCGTTGGTCAGAGCATTGGAAGGAGAAATGGACGATTTAAAGATATGGGTTTCCAAGGTGTTGTTAGGTATTGAACACAGTGATGAAGATCAGAATAAGACTGGTTCAGTTATCAGCGAGGAGAAGAAGGGTtcgtttgatttaaatattgaCCTAGACCTGAAAGAAGAGGTCAGCACCAGTGGCGAGTTAAACGCTTCGGAGAACTTTGATGTATCGGTCGAGCCTATAAACCTCGGTTTCTTGAGTTTTGGAAAGCTTTGGTGCAACAAGCATTCTATATTCCCAAAAG GATTCACGAGTCGTGTCAAGTTCTACAACGTGCTTGATCCGACAAGAATAAGCAGTTACATCTCCGAGGTTTTGGATGCAGGACTCATGGGTCCATTGTTCAGG GTTACTCTGGAAGAATCTCCAGAAGAGTGCTTCTTCAATGTCTCTGCTCAACAATGCTGGGAAATGGTGTTGCAGAGAGTGAAAGATACATCCACAAATCTTGGTCTTCCTATTTTACCGCGGTTTGAAAGTATCAACGGGCTTCAAATGTTTGGTTTCCTCTCACCGTCTATAGTTCAG GCCATTGAAGCTCTTgacccaaaccataaactcgTAGAGTACTGGAGCCACAAGAACCAAACTCATTCCGAGTCAAAAGATCACTTCATTTCATCAAACTGTACCAAAGGAAAGCTTTTCGGAGTAGATTTGATGTAG